A window from Catharus ustulatus isolate bCatUst1 chromosome 14, bCatUst1.pri.v2, whole genome shotgun sequence encodes these proteins:
- the FRMD7 gene encoding FERM domain-containing protein 7 isoform X2 yields MLHLKVQFLDDSQKIFVVDQKSCGKGLFNLTCSHLNLVEKEYFGLEFHSQAGNQVWLEPLKPITKQVKMDPGHLREELTRYLFTLQIKKDLAQGRLPCSDKSAALLVSHLLQSELGDFHEETDQQHLATHRYLPNQEYLDNKIMHYHRRHRGKTPAESDVQLLDVARKLEMYGIRLHPASDGEGTQINLAVTHMGVLVLRGNTKINTFNWSKIRKLSFKRKHFLIKLHANISELCKDTLEFTMVSRDTCKAFWKTCVEYHAFFRLSEEPKSKPKALLCSKGSSFRYSGRTQRQLLEHGRKAKMKSLPFERKHYTSRYDERQCRSSPDLLTDVSKQVEELRLAYGSRGSYHANGVHGSEPSLDSRRRSSTMEVTFAAELDRSKPEASPTFLPHSKSSSAFPLLYAELEMERAWEPMDLFGARNPLTSFRPHHQFAGNSKSTSVGNMRDVSARPLVYTDVPCPLPVVAPAPPVLFYLDRAVQSPSPALAPGEHTAGPAGASGPVAAKPPGQSPSGTQAGQFHREAAGTAMATATVRENRALARSFDYGLQEQPPKRSWSQSDMKTIRFPYGSEFRPLGPCPALSSRKGGIFWHVPAQQGLAPGPRRSAERYLGSSTESSDSDSDLLAADYCSLYGRVLRSPMARVRLSSGSLQLSEEDEEVSCATSAAEERISRGPSKYFT; encoded by the exons ATGCTGCACCTGAAAGTCCAGTTCCTGGATGATTCCCAGAAGATCTTTGTAGTTGAT CAAAAATCCTGTGGGAAAGGGCTCTTCAACCTCACCTGCAGCCACCTCAACCTCGTGGAGAAGGAGTACTTTGGGCTGGAGtttcacagccaggctgggaaccAG GTCTGGTTGGAACCACTAAAACCCATAACAAAGCAAGTTAAAa TGGACCCCGGCCACCTGAGAGAAGAACTGACCAG GTACCTCTTCACCCTCCAGATCAAGAAGGACCTGGCCCAGGGGCGGCTGCCCTGCAGTGACAAGAGCGCGGCACTGCTCGTCTCCCACCTGCTGCAGT ctgAGCTGGGCGACTTCCACGAGGAGACCgaccagcagcacctggccaCGCACAGGTACCTGCCCAACCAGGAGTACCTGGACAACAAGATCATGCACTACCACCGCAGGCACAG AGGGAAGACGCCGGCCGAGTCGGACGTTCAGCTGCTGGACGTGGCCAGGAAGCTGGAGATGTACGGGATCCGTCTGCACCCCGCCAGCGACGGCGAGGGCACCCAGATCAACCTGGCTGTGACACACAtgggggtgctggtgctgcgg GGCAATACAAAGATCAACACCTTCAACTGGTCCAAAATTCGCAAACTGAGTTTCAAGAGGAAGCATTTTCTCATCAAGCTCCATGCAAACATCTCT gagctgtgcaagGACACGCTGGAGTTCACTATGGTGAGCCGGGACACCTGCAAGGCCTTCTGGAAGACTTGTGTGGAGTACCATGCCTTCTTCAGGCTCTCGGAAGAGCCCAAGTCAAAGCCCAAAGCCCTTCTGTGCAGCAAAGGCTCCAGCTTCCGCTACAG TGGGAGGACACAGcggcagctgctggagcacgGGAGGAAGGCTAAGATGAAGAGCCTGCCCTTTGAGAG GAAACACTACACGTCCCGCTATGACGAGAGGCAGTGCCGCTCCTCCCCGGACCTCCTGACGGATGTGTCAAAGCAG gtggAGGAGCTGCGCCTGGCCTACGGCAGCCGGGGCTCCTACCACGCCAACGGCGTGCACGGCTCCGAGCCCTCCCTGGACAGCCGGCGCCGCAGCTCCACCATGGAGGTGACCTTTGCCGCTGAGCTGGACCGCTCCAAGCCCGAAGCCTCCCCCACCTTCCTGCCCCACTCCAAGAGCTCGTCTGCCTTCCCCCTGCTGTACGCCGAGCTGGAGATGGAGCGGGCCTGGGAGCCCATGGACCTCTTTGGAGCCAGGAATCCCTTGACATCCTTTCGGCCCCACCACCAGTTCGCTGGGAACAGTAAAAGCACCTCTGTGGGCAACATGCGGGATGTGAGTGCCCGGCCGCTGGTGTACACGGACgtgccctgtcccctgcctgtggTGGCCCCGGCCCCCCCTGTGCTCTTCTACCtggacagggctgtgcagtCCCCAAGCCCTGCACTGGCCCCTGGCGAGCACACAGCAGGACCGGCCGGTGCAAGCGGCCCCGTGGCAGCAAAACCGCCTGGACAGAGCCCGAGCGGGACCCAGGCTGGGCAGTTCCATCGTGAGGCTGCAGGCACGGCCATGGCCACGGCCACAGTGAGGGAGAACAGGGCCCTGGCTCGCTCCTTCGATTACggcctgcaggagcagcctcccAAGCGGTCTTGGAGCCAGTCGGACATGAAGACCATCCGCTTCCCCTACGGCTCTGAGTTCAGGCCCCTGGGGCCGTGCCCTGCACTGAGCAGTCGGAAAGGGGGAATTTTTTGGCACGTCCCAGCCCAGCAAGGGCTGGCTCCGGGCCCGCGGCGCTCCGCCGAGCGCtacctgggcagcagcaccgagTCCAGCGACTCCGACTCGGACCTGCTGGCCGCTGACTATTGCTCCCTGTACGGCCGCGTGCTGCGCTCACCCATGGCCCGCGTGCGGCTCTCCTCGGGCAGCCTCCAGCTGAgcgaggaggatgaggaggtgTCCTGTGCCACCAGTGCTGCTGAAGAGAGGATTTCCAGAGGGCCCTCCAAGTATTTCACCTAG
- the FRMD7 gene encoding FERM domain-containing protein 7 isoform X1, with the protein MLHLKVQFLDDSQKIFVVDQKSCGKGLFNLTCSHLNLVEKEYFGLEFHSQAGNQVWLEPLKPITKQVKNPKEVLFKFMVKFFPVDPGHLREELTRYLFTLQIKKDLAQGRLPCSDKSAALLVSHLLQSELGDFHEETDQQHLATHRYLPNQEYLDNKIMHYHRRHRGKTPAESDVQLLDVARKLEMYGIRLHPASDGEGTQINLAVTHMGVLVLRGNTKINTFNWSKIRKLSFKRKHFLIKLHANISELCKDTLEFTMVSRDTCKAFWKTCVEYHAFFRLSEEPKSKPKALLCSKGSSFRYSGRTQRQLLEHGRKAKMKSLPFERKHYTSRYDERQCRSSPDLLTDVSKQVEELRLAYGSRGSYHANGVHGSEPSLDSRRRSSTMEVTFAAELDRSKPEASPTFLPHSKSSSAFPLLYAELEMERAWEPMDLFGARNPLTSFRPHHQFAGNSKSTSVGNMRDVSARPLVYTDVPCPLPVVAPAPPVLFYLDRAVQSPSPALAPGEHTAGPAGASGPVAAKPPGQSPSGTQAGQFHREAAGTAMATATVRENRALARSFDYGLQEQPPKRSWSQSDMKTIRFPYGSEFRPLGPCPALSSRKGGIFWHVPAQQGLAPGPRRSAERYLGSSTESSDSDSDLLAADYCSLYGRVLRSPMARVRLSSGSLQLSEEDEEVSCATSAAEERISRGPSKYFT; encoded by the exons ATGCTGCACCTGAAAGTCCAGTTCCTGGATGATTCCCAGAAGATCTTTGTAGTTGAT CAAAAATCCTGTGGGAAAGGGCTCTTCAACCTCACCTGCAGCCACCTCAACCTCGTGGAGAAGGAGTACTTTGGGCTGGAGtttcacagccaggctgggaaccAG GTCTGGTTGGAACCACTAAAACCCATAACAAAGCAAGTTAAAa ATCCTAAGGAGGTTCTTTTCAAATTTATGGTGAAATTTTTCCCAGTGGACCCCGGCCACCTGAGAGAAGAACTGACCAG GTACCTCTTCACCCTCCAGATCAAGAAGGACCTGGCCCAGGGGCGGCTGCCCTGCAGTGACAAGAGCGCGGCACTGCTCGTCTCCCACCTGCTGCAGT ctgAGCTGGGCGACTTCCACGAGGAGACCgaccagcagcacctggccaCGCACAGGTACCTGCCCAACCAGGAGTACCTGGACAACAAGATCATGCACTACCACCGCAGGCACAG AGGGAAGACGCCGGCCGAGTCGGACGTTCAGCTGCTGGACGTGGCCAGGAAGCTGGAGATGTACGGGATCCGTCTGCACCCCGCCAGCGACGGCGAGGGCACCCAGATCAACCTGGCTGTGACACACAtgggggtgctggtgctgcgg GGCAATACAAAGATCAACACCTTCAACTGGTCCAAAATTCGCAAACTGAGTTTCAAGAGGAAGCATTTTCTCATCAAGCTCCATGCAAACATCTCT gagctgtgcaagGACACGCTGGAGTTCACTATGGTGAGCCGGGACACCTGCAAGGCCTTCTGGAAGACTTGTGTGGAGTACCATGCCTTCTTCAGGCTCTCGGAAGAGCCCAAGTCAAAGCCCAAAGCCCTTCTGTGCAGCAAAGGCTCCAGCTTCCGCTACAG TGGGAGGACACAGcggcagctgctggagcacgGGAGGAAGGCTAAGATGAAGAGCCTGCCCTTTGAGAG GAAACACTACACGTCCCGCTATGACGAGAGGCAGTGCCGCTCCTCCCCGGACCTCCTGACGGATGTGTCAAAGCAG gtggAGGAGCTGCGCCTGGCCTACGGCAGCCGGGGCTCCTACCACGCCAACGGCGTGCACGGCTCCGAGCCCTCCCTGGACAGCCGGCGCCGCAGCTCCACCATGGAGGTGACCTTTGCCGCTGAGCTGGACCGCTCCAAGCCCGAAGCCTCCCCCACCTTCCTGCCCCACTCCAAGAGCTCGTCTGCCTTCCCCCTGCTGTACGCCGAGCTGGAGATGGAGCGGGCCTGGGAGCCCATGGACCTCTTTGGAGCCAGGAATCCCTTGACATCCTTTCGGCCCCACCACCAGTTCGCTGGGAACAGTAAAAGCACCTCTGTGGGCAACATGCGGGATGTGAGTGCCCGGCCGCTGGTGTACACGGACgtgccctgtcccctgcctgtggTGGCCCCGGCCCCCCCTGTGCTCTTCTACCtggacagggctgtgcagtCCCCAAGCCCTGCACTGGCCCCTGGCGAGCACACAGCAGGACCGGCCGGTGCAAGCGGCCCCGTGGCAGCAAAACCGCCTGGACAGAGCCCGAGCGGGACCCAGGCTGGGCAGTTCCATCGTGAGGCTGCAGGCACGGCCATGGCCACGGCCACAGTGAGGGAGAACAGGGCCCTGGCTCGCTCCTTCGATTACggcctgcaggagcagcctcccAAGCGGTCTTGGAGCCAGTCGGACATGAAGACCATCCGCTTCCCCTACGGCTCTGAGTTCAGGCCCCTGGGGCCGTGCCCTGCACTGAGCAGTCGGAAAGGGGGAATTTTTTGGCACGTCCCAGCCCAGCAAGGGCTGGCTCCGGGCCCGCGGCGCTCCGCCGAGCGCtacctgggcagcagcaccgagTCCAGCGACTCCGACTCGGACCTGCTGGCCGCTGACTATTGCTCCCTGTACGGCCGCGTGCTGCGCTCACCCATGGCCCGCGTGCGGCTCTCCTCGGGCAGCCTCCAGCTGAgcgaggaggatgaggaggtgTCCTGTGCCACCAGTGCTGCTGAAGAGAGGATTTCCAGAGGGCCCTCCAAGTATTTCACCTAG